The DNA sequence GCGACCTGCTCAAGCAGGATATCAATGTCCAGGAAGTGGCACTGCAGATAAGAAGTTACATGGAGTATCCCGCCCGGCTGCAACTCCTGCATTACCTTTTTGGTATTGCCATGGCCGATAATGTGAGCCATCCTGATGAGGTAAGGATGATTGAAACAATTGCCGGATACCTTGGCATATCCGGTACCGATTTCGCCTCTATAAAAGCAATGTTTATCAGAGATATCAACAGTGCTTACAAGGTTCTGGAAATATCGCCGGATGCCAGTGATGAAGAGGTAAAGAAAGCTTACCGCCACATGGCGCTGAAATACCATCCCGATAAGGTGGCTAACCTGGGTACTGATGTGCAGAAATCGGCCAACGAAAAGTTCCGGCAGCTTAACCAGGCTTACGAGGATATAAAAAATCAGCGAGGAATGAAATAATATCAGGGATGTCATCTCTCCAAAGAGATGACATCCCTGCTCCCGTTATCTAATCATGAAAAATCCAGTTTATACCAAACTTAAGCCGGCCTTCCTGAATGGGATAATGTAATGTTTTGTAATAGTCTTTCTTTCCTATCAGGCTATTCAGGTGATGGTACATGAGAAAGAACCTTACGTATTTAACCTTGAATTTCAGCAGTGCATCAAGAACGAATACCTGATTGATTTTCTTTTCATCCTGGATGAAAAACAGGCGTGTTGCAGGCATATAGGCATCGGCAAAGTACGCCGAGGTATAATACAGGTCGAAGCCTAGCTGGACGCCCAGGGCGTGTTTGAACAGGTCTTGGTTGAAATAGGCCGACAGGTCACCGGTTAATTCCGGAATGCTGACCACTTGTTTATCTGAAACATATTGATACACCATACTGGCCATCAGATCGAATCTATGAATCGATAAATTTCCTGAAACAAAGCCACTGGCTACATCCAGAGTCTTAGAGGACTGGTGGGGCAGCGTATCGGTTCCGAAATAGATATAATCAAAGATGCGGTAATAATCAGCGCCGGCCTTTATGGAGGATGATTGAAATCTGAATCCCGCATTGAAAACATCCGGCTTGGTAAAGGCATTATCCCATCTGAAATGGTTCGAATTATAATGGTGGAGGAACCAGGAAGGTGTTTGATTGTAATAACTGATATCAACAGAAAGGATTTGTGCATGGGATGAATCCGGCCCGAAATCTTTTTCCAGTGTGGCAGTGAGCTTTTGGTCATCTTTGATATAATTGCCTTTAACCCATTCAGCATCGGCTTTCAGTTTCCATCCGGCAAATGGTTGCAGTGTGACACCGCCCGAAAATATCAGGTGGCTGAGTGTATCATCACGCGAGGGGTTATAGCCGGTGAATTCGAGCACTATTGAGTGCTGGTGTTTGACACCGGCATAGACCCTCAGCGGGCAGGCGGGATTGCGGCTGTTGGTCCACATCAGCATGTTGGTGATCTCCTTGAATAATGTCTCATCGTAGGTCTTCTCTGGATTAGAATAGTACTCGGAGAAGAACAAGGTATCAGGGTTATTGTCAATGAATTGAAAGCCCAGCCTGGTATATGAAAATGCGTACAGGATGCTTCCGGGGCTGAATATCCGTGACAGTGCTGTCCGTTTTACTGTATCATTTTCCAGGACATCTTTCTTCGAAAAGGAATAGTATTGTATCAGTTTAAATCCCGAGTTTTTCCACCGGTTTTCAGCATTAAGAAGATTGACGGCAATCAGTTTGGATTCCGTTTCAATTTTATTTTCGAAGACAGAATCGCTGGCAATGCCGCCATTCTCCTGCATGATAAGGTTGTTAAAGAGGAAGTTGGCAATAAGTCCGTAACGTTTGTTAGGGGTGTAATAGCTTGTAAAAAAGGTCACACTTTTATTGTTGGATCTTTGCCGTTCATATCCTCCGAAGGCGCTGAGGATATTGACATGGACACCCACATTAAAGTTTTTGCCGATCTGCTGGTTGTGGAGCACGTCGAAGACCTGTTCGCGGTATTTTCCCTGGACATAATAGAGTCGCGTAAATGGTTTTGGGGTCAAATAATATTGAATGGTTTCATCCCTGATGAGATACTGGTCAAAGGCATGCTGACCCAGGTCGAATCCTGATGTGGGGGAAGGGGAAAAGACCAGGTTTTTGTGAGCCAGCCCGATATTACCTAAAGTGGCATAATAGGTCAAAGGGTAGGCGAGTGGGTCATATTTTTGAAAAAGGTCGAGGAGTGTATCGGTCTGATGGGGCTGTGTGTAGTTCAGGATGAAATCCTTTTCATAAAAGTAAGGAGCTGCAGAGGAGTCAACAGTTTGAGGGAGGGTATCAATGATCTGGGCAAATGAACAACAGAGGCTGAATAGGGCAGGGATAATAAGCAGGGCGGCTTTACATGCTTTAGGCATAGGGGGGATCATCCTGATTTATGGTCAAAGATACTATAAAACGATAAACTTGAGAAAGGGGATTTTATTGTAAATAAAAAGGGTGTCTCATTTCTGAGACACCCTCAATAGGGTTGGCAACGACATACTCTTCCACCCTCTGGGGGCAGTACCATCTGCGCTGGTGGGCTTAACTTCTCTGTTCGGAATGGGAAGAGGTGGACGCCACCGCTATAGTCACCTTAAGGTCTTTAGTGAAAGGATCACTGTAAGATCTTAACTTTCTTTAAAAGAAAGAACACAATCGACATATTGGTGGAAAGAAAATACAGTAGTAAATCGATGTAGAACACATCTGCTATTAAGAAAGCGTACGGGTAATTAGTACTGCTCGGCTTTGACATTACTGCCTTTACACCTACAGCCTATCAACGTCGTAGTCTTCAACGACCCTTAAAGGAGATCTCATCTTGAGATGAGCTTCGTACTTAGATGCTTTCAGTGCTTATCTCTTCCAAACATAGCTACCCTGCGATGCAGCTGGCGCCACAACAGGTACACTAGAGGTCTGTCCAACACGGTCCTCTCGTACTAGTGTCAGGTTCTCTCAAATCTCCTACGCCCACAACAGATAGGGACCGAACTGTCTCACGACGTTCTGAACCCAGCTCGCGTGCCACTTTAATCGGCGAACAGCCGAACCCTTGGGACCTTCTCCAGCCCCAGGATGTGACGAGCCGACATCGAGGTGCCAAACCGCCGCGTCGATATGAGCTCTTGGCGGCGATCAGCCTGTTATCCCCGGAGTACCTTTTATCCTTTGAGCGATGGCCCTTCCAT is a window from the Bacteroidota bacterium genome containing:
- a CDS encoding TerB family tellurite resistance protein, yielding MAKYGKWIGGGLGWVLGGPIGGILGFLFGTMVDGMQSGEFAHRVTQPGDFSVSLLVLTAAVMKADQKVVKAELDYVRQFLLQQFGEAKAEQLLLILRDLLKQDINVQEVALQIRSYMEYPARLQLLHYLFGIAMADNVSHPDEVRMIETIAGYLGISGTDFASIKAMFIRDINSAYKVLEISPDASDEEVKKAYRHMALKYHPDKVANLGTDVQKSANEKFRQLNQAYEDIKNQRGMK